Proteins from one Pontibacter korlensis genomic window:
- a CDS encoding peptidylprolyl isomerase — MKLLKRIAATAMVAFVLPLAVLAQKPKGKDQLVTISTARGDIKLVLFDDTPQHKANFLKLAKEGFYDGTTFHRVIDGFMIQGGDPNTKDDNPRNDGAGSPGYTVPAEINSAHKHVRGAVAAARQGDMVNPERASSGSQFYIVENHDGTPMLDDVYTVFGQVVDGLDVVDKIAELPKDGRDRPLSDVKMKVTVEQVKKKKVAKKYDYNYNTQTLEKK; from the coding sequence ATGAAACTGCTGAAACGCATTGCTGCTACTGCCATGGTAGCTTTTGTATTACCGCTGGCCGTACTTGCACAGAAGCCCAAGGGCAAAGATCAACTCGTAACCATCTCTACCGCACGGGGCGACATCAAGCTTGTGCTTTTTGATGACACCCCACAACACAAAGCCAACTTCCTGAAACTGGCTAAAGAGGGTTTCTACGATGGCACTACCTTCCACCGTGTGATAGATGGTTTTATGATACAGGGAGGAGATCCTAACACAAAAGATGATAACCCGCGCAATGATGGTGCTGGTAGCCCAGGCTATACTGTTCCGGCCGAAATCAACTCAGCTCACAAGCATGTGCGAGGAGCCGTAGCAGCAGCACGCCAAGGCGACATGGTAAACCCGGAGCGCGCGAGCAGTGGCTCACAGTTCTACATAGTGGAAAACCACGATGGTACCCCTATGCTGGATGACGTGTATACGGTGTTTGGGCAGGTAGTAGATGGCTTGGATGTGGTGGACAAAATCGCGGAGCTGCCAAAGGATGGACGTGACCGGCCACTATCTGACGTGAAAATGAAGGTGACGGTGGAGCAGGTAAAGAAGAAAAAGGTCGCTAAGAAGTACGACTATAATTACAACACCCAAACACTGGAAAAGAAATAA
- a CDS encoding SDR family oxidoreductase: protein MKRILITGSNGLLGQKLAELLLSRQDVELLATSRGENKLAELYPTLPFKSMDVTNPEQVEQVVSKFRPTHIIHTAAMTNVDQCESDRDGALLLNRDAVQFLVDACEKYNVHLIHVSTDFIFDGENGPYDEEAEAKPVNFYGETKLMAEEIVKNAKCKWAILRTVLVYGVVNDYGRTNIVLWVRDSLQAGKVIKVVTDQFRTPTLAEDLAMGCWLAAEKDAEGIYNISGSEMLTPYDMALQVANYFALDKSLIDKADGSTFSQPAKRPPRTGFIIRKAETDLGYRPHTFAEGIRVVAEQAEA, encoded by the coding sequence ATGAAGCGAATACTGATTACAGGCTCTAACGGGCTACTGGGGCAGAAATTAGCCGAACTATTACTATCAAGGCAGGATGTTGAACTACTTGCCACCAGCCGTGGAGAGAACAAACTAGCTGAGCTATATCCGACACTTCCTTTCAAAAGTATGGATGTGACGAACCCAGAGCAGGTGGAGCAGGTGGTAAGCAAGTTCCGCCCTACACACATCATCCATACTGCCGCCATGACCAACGTGGATCAGTGCGAGAGCGATCGCGACGGTGCGCTGCTGTTAAATCGTGATGCTGTGCAGTTCTTGGTAGATGCATGCGAAAAGTATAATGTGCACCTCATCCACGTAAGCACCGACTTTATTTTTGACGGCGAAAACGGCCCATATGACGAAGAGGCGGAGGCAAAGCCGGTAAACTTCTACGGAGAGACCAAGCTAATGGCAGAGGAGATCGTGAAGAACGCGAAGTGTAAGTGGGCCATACTCCGGACAGTGCTGGTATATGGCGTTGTAAACGACTATGGTCGTACTAACATTGTGCTGTGGGTGCGCGATAGTTTGCAGGCTGGTAAAGTAATCAAAGTTGTTACAGATCAGTTCCGCACACCAACACTAGCCGAGGATTTAGCAATGGGCTGCTGGTTGGCTGCTGAGAAGGACGCTGAGGGTATTTATAACATCTCTGGCAGCGAAATGCTGACTCCTTATGATATGGCCCTGCAGGTTGCCAATTACTTTGCACTAGATAAATCGCTTATAGACAAGGCCGATGGCAGTACCTTTTCACAGCCTGCCAAGCGTCCGCCTCGCACAGGCTTCATCATTCGGAAAGCCGAAACAGACCTAGGTTACCGCCCCCACACTTTTGCCGAGGGTATCCGAGTAGTGGCAGAGCAGGCTGAGGCTTAG
- a CDS encoding sodium-dependent transporter, which produces MSANKESWGSRVGLILAMAGNAVGLGNFLRFPVQAVQNGGGAFIIPYLVCFLVMGIPLLWIEWSMGRFGGKHGNHSTPYIVDTMGKHRLWKYIGVFGIWTNIAVAAYYCYLESWTLSYVFHSVLGTFNGLDQEGVAAFFDTYVSIGDSTLGIPYEAVVFYIICLLLNTWILSQGLSGGVERVAKIGMPMLILFGVFLAFKGFTISAGEAGAVNDSSVGLNFLWTPNFDELWSPTVWLAAAGQIFFTLSVGMGTVHCYASYVRSKDDIALNAMSAGWMNEFVEVVLGASILIPISIGYLGVERVTELVQSGGLGLAFKTLPFLFTQWGEVLGAIAGVMWFGLLFFAGITSSLAMGTPWIGFLQDEFKWERKSAAWSFGLIVLILGMPTVLFFHYGVFDEYDYWAGTVSLVVFALVETILFAWVFGMDKGWREITSGADIQVPNFYRYIIKFVTPLLLLWVFIGSLVTPKGGDWAKAFAGDWVLDDSSIINKIKNTSLKRQLAEATDPAVIEQLQETLFFVNASRILLVTVFLSIAALVYIAYKKRVREGRI; this is translated from the coding sequence ATGAGTGCTAACAAAGAATCCTGGGGCTCACGCGTCGGTCTAATCCTGGCGATGGCCGGTAATGCCGTAGGTCTCGGAAACTTCCTGCGCTTCCCGGTGCAGGCGGTGCAAAATGGCGGCGGCGCCTTTATCATCCCTTATCTTGTCTGTTTTTTGGTGATGGGTATTCCCCTGCTTTGGATAGAGTGGTCTATGGGCCGCTTTGGGGGCAAGCATGGTAACCACTCCACACCTTATATTGTGGACACCATGGGTAAACATCGCCTGTGGAAGTATATTGGCGTATTCGGTATCTGGACAAACATTGCTGTAGCGGCTTATTACTGCTACCTGGAGTCCTGGACACTCTCTTATGTGTTTCACTCCGTTCTGGGCACGTTCAATGGCCTAGATCAGGAAGGCGTGGCAGCTTTCTTTGACACCTATGTTAGCATCGGCGATTCCACACTAGGTATACCTTATGAGGCTGTGGTGTTTTACATCATCTGTTTGCTGCTTAACACCTGGATCTTATCGCAAGGTTTGTCTGGTGGTGTAGAGCGTGTGGCAAAGATAGGCATGCCTATGCTGATTCTGTTCGGCGTGTTCCTGGCGTTCAAAGGCTTTACCATTTCTGCCGGAGAAGCCGGTGCCGTAAACGACAGCTCTGTGGGCCTGAACTTCCTGTGGACGCCAAACTTTGATGAACTGTGGTCGCCAACAGTGTGGCTTGCTGCAGCCGGACAAATCTTCTTTACGCTATCGGTAGGTATGGGTACTGTACACTGCTACGCTTCTTATGTAAGGTCTAAAGATGATATCGCACTTAATGCTATGTCGGCTGGCTGGATGAACGAATTCGTAGAAGTAGTACTTGGTGCCTCTATCCTGATTCCAATTTCGATTGGTTACTTGGGTGTAGAAAGAGTAACAGAGTTGGTGCAGTCCGGTGGTCTGGGGCTGGCATTTAAAACACTACCGTTCCTGTTTACGCAGTGGGGCGAGGTGCTAGGTGCCATTGCCGGTGTTATGTGGTTCGGTTTGTTGTTCTTTGCGGGTATCACCTCCTCCCTGGCTATGGGTACACCTTGGATCGGCTTCCTGCAGGATGAGTTTAAATGGGAGCGTAAATCAGCGGCCTGGTCTTTTGGTCTGATCGTGCTGATACTAGGTATGCCAACGGTACTGTTCTTCCACTACGGTGTGTTCGATGAGTATGATTACTGGGCAGGTACAGTTTCGCTGGTAGTATTTGCCCTGGTTGAGACGATTCTATTTGCATGGGTGTTTGGTATGGATAAAGGCTGGCGTGAGATCACATCCGGAGCCGATATACAAGTACCTAACTTCTATAGGTACATCATCAAGTTTGTAACTCCGCTGCTGCTCCTGTGGGTGTTCATCGGCTCACTGGTAACGCCGAAAGGCGGCGACTGGGCAAAGGCTTTTGCAGGTGATTGGGTGCTTGACGACAGCTCTATTATCAACAAGATCAAGAATACGAGCCTAAAGCGCCAACTGGCAGAAGCTACAGATCCTGCTGTAATCGAACAACTGCAGGAAACACTGTTCTTTGTAAATGCCTCGCGTATACTTCTGGTAACAGTGTTCCTGAGTATTGCTGCGTTGGTTTACATTGCCTATAAAAAAAGAGTTAGAGAAGGAAGGATATAA
- a CDS encoding helix-hairpin-helix domain-containing protein, giving the protein MKYRNGLGGFHDIEQLREVYGLQPEVVESLQKYTFVPKANSAKY; this is encoded by the coding sequence GTGAAGTACAGAAATGGCTTGGGCGGCTTCCATGATATTGAGCAGCTGCGAGAGGTTTATGGATTGCAGCCGGAGGTGGTAGAAAGCCTGCAGAAGTATACCTTCGTGCCGAAAGCCAACAGTGCTAAGTATTAA
- a CDS encoding ComEA family DNA-binding protein yields MLSINTAIADELRAHPCISSNVARANVAYREQHGRYRQLEDVRQVKLVTAELYVKLQPYLTL; encoded by the coding sequence GTGCTAAGTATTAACACCGCTATTGCCGACGAACTGCGGGCACACCCATGCATCTCTTCTAACGTGGCCCGAGCCAATGTTGCCTACCGTGAGCAGCATGGCAGGTACAGACAACTGGAAGACGTGCGCCAGGTAAAGCTGGTAACAGCAGAGCTCTATGTAAAACTACAGCCATACCTAACACTGTAG
- a CDS encoding class I SAM-dependent methyltransferase, whose amino-acid sequence MVAASKESSSEEKYLHGYSPEEQTRLYKQARFMENKIYSDIDFSTVTKLLEVGCGVGAQSEILLRRFPHLFLTGIDYSDKQIAQARKFLSTVPYATDRYELLQENAMDMSFNSQADFDGAFLCWVLEHIPEPARVLSEVRRVLKPGSPIVITEVLNSSFFVEPYSPNVLQYWMRFNDLQYDMSGDPFVGAKLGNLLQSVGYQRISTETKTYHLDNRNPAKRAEMIGFWTELLLSGLPQLLDAGYVDAELADKVKEEMHIVAKSPNAVFFYTFIQAKAFTS is encoded by the coding sequence ATGGTAGCAGCGTCTAAAGAATCATCATCTGAAGAAAAGTATCTACACGGCTACTCGCCGGAGGAACAGACCCGCCTGTATAAGCAGGCAAGGTTCATGGAAAATAAGATTTACTCCGACATTGATTTTTCTACTGTTACAAAACTGCTGGAAGTTGGCTGTGGTGTTGGGGCACAATCTGAGATTTTACTACGCCGCTTCCCACATCTCTTCCTGACCGGCATCGACTACTCTGATAAGCAGATCGCGCAGGCTCGTAAGTTTTTGTCTACAGTTCCTTATGCCACCGACCGTTACGAACTGCTGCAGGAGAATGCCATGGACATGAGCTTTAACTCACAGGCAGATTTCGACGGAGCTTTCCTTTGCTGGGTGTTGGAGCATATACCCGAGCCTGCACGTGTGCTGTCGGAGGTGCGCCGCGTGCTGAAGCCCGGCAGCCCTATTGTAATTACGGAGGTGCTAAACTCCAGCTTCTTTGTGGAGCCCTACTCTCCTAACGTGCTGCAGTACTGGATGCGCTTCAACGATCTTCAATACGATATGAGCGGAGACCCTTTTGTCGGCGCGAAGCTGGGGAACCTATTGCAGTCTGTAGGGTATCAGCGAATCAGCACCGAAACTAAAACCTACCACCTCGATAACCGCAATCCTGCCAAACGTGCCGAGATGATTGGCTTTTGGACTGAACTACTCCTAAGCGGGTTACCGCAACTGTTGGATGCCGGTTATGTGGATGCGGAATTGGCGGATAAGGTGAAGGAGGAGATGCATATAGTAGCAAAAAGCCCGAATGCTGTTTTCTTCTATACTTTCATTCAAGCAAAGGCTTTTACGTCGTAG
- a CDS encoding NUDIX hydrolase has product MPSQTNLNNPKPKLPTVEQVSSGGVAYHRGSSGVEVALISVGPQRRWQLPKGIVDPGETPEVTAVREVQEETGITTELLQKIDTIEYWYVGDKGKQRVRFHKLVHFFLLRYESGDIGKHDWEVNEARWVSLKQAFEMLSFKSERQVVEKAIGLIDSLNQQ; this is encoded by the coding sequence ATGCCCTCACAAACAAACCTTAACAACCCAAAACCCAAACTCCCTACGGTAGAGCAGGTATCCTCAGGAGGAGTGGCCTACCACAGGGGCTCATCTGGTGTAGAGGTGGCCCTAATTTCTGTAGGACCTCAAAGGCGGTGGCAGCTGCCCAAGGGTATAGTAGACCCCGGTGAAACACCAGAGGTTACTGCTGTGCGCGAGGTGCAGGAAGAAACAGGTATCACCACAGAACTACTTCAAAAGATAGACACCATAGAATACTGGTATGTTGGCGACAAAGGCAAGCAGCGGGTGCGCTTCCATAAGCTTGTGCACTTTTTCCTGCTGCGGTACGAGTCAGGCGACATAGGAAAACACGATTGGGAGGTAAACGAAGCACGGTGGGTGTCTTTGAAGCAAGCTTTTGAAATGCTTTCTTTCAAAAGTGAGCGGCAGGTTGTCGAAAAAGCTATAGGATTGATAGATAGTTTAAATCAACAATAG
- a CDS encoding alpha/beta hydrolase family protein, giving the protein MKKNSHPVKLLLPLLLSILFTACNRDKPIPPIEPLEGYTTTKQYPGNVGDESLEDWKKELKDIEVVQIKSTMDGKVEPALFYASESSRKKPLLVLLHSWSSGYLQVPSIPFALWAEKYDWAFIQPNYRGIFEHPEAMASDAAIQDIVDAVDYAMQHADIDSSRVYLVGSSGGAMTALVTASRHPELWAGVAAWVPVFDIPEWYDFNLYYPHRKYNKQIIAALGGEPLLGTAAAAEGKRRSPSTHIHKAKDVSILLAHGINDLLVPPSHSIRAFNILAAPADTISKEDMEYIVKEQAIPENLQGEATDPHFGESDPEVVFSRESNNVKLVLYVGVHDMAYNSTLLWLNDQQKSQPQKAVTQAK; this is encoded by the coding sequence ATGAAGAAAAACTCTCACCCGGTTAAACTTCTGCTTCCTTTGCTGCTAAGTATTCTGTTCACGGCCTGTAACAGGGACAAACCTATCCCTCCTATCGAGCCCTTGGAAGGATACACCACCACCAAACAATACCCCGGCAATGTGGGCGACGAAAGCCTTGAGGACTGGAAAAAGGAGCTGAAGGATATTGAAGTGGTGCAGATAAAGTCTACAATGGATGGCAAGGTAGAGCCTGCTTTGTTCTATGCCTCTGAATCGAGCCGCAAAAAGCCGCTGCTGGTGCTGTTGCATAGCTGGAGCAGTGGATACCTGCAAGTGCCGTCTATTCCGTTTGCGCTTTGGGCCGAGAAGTACGACTGGGCATTTATTCAGCCAAATTATCGGGGCATTTTTGAGCACCCTGAGGCAATGGCTTCAGATGCCGCCATTCAGGATATCGTGGATGCGGTGGATTATGCCATGCAGCATGCTGATATTGACTCTTCGCGAGTGTACCTGGTTGGTTCCTCGGGCGGTGCTATGACCGCACTGGTTACAGCCAGCCGCCACCCTGAGCTATGGGCTGGTGTTGCGGCTTGGGTCCCTGTTTTCGATATCCCGGAGTGGTATGATTTCAACCTATACTATCCGCACCGCAAGTATAACAAACAAATTATAGCCGCTTTGGGTGGTGAACCTCTTCTGGGTACAGCAGCGGCTGCAGAGGGGAAGAGGCGCAGTCCCAGTACCCATATTCACAAGGCTAAAGATGTCTCGATCCTCCTGGCTCACGGTATAAATGACCTGCTGGTGCCGCCAAGCCATTCCATCCGTGCCTTTAATATCTTAGCTGCTCCCGCCGATACTATTTCCAAAGAGGATATGGAGTACATTGTAAAGGAACAGGCCATACCAGAGAACCTGCAGGGCGAGGCCACCGATCCCCACTTTGGCGAGTCTGACCCGGAGGTGGTATTTAGTCGCGAATCAAATAACGTGAAGCTGGTGCTGTATGTGGGCGTGCACGACATGGCCTATAACTCCACTTTGCTATGGCTAAACGACCAGCAGAAGTCTCAACCACAGAAGGCCGTAACACAGGCAAAGTAA
- a CDS encoding GNAT family N-acetyltransferase has translation MQQMQVQQQVYTARPEDYAFLTEVWEASVRATHHFLTEEDILFYKPLVRDEYLQQVELRYVKDENGRIAGFVGTAEGKVEMLFVHPESRGQGIGKKLLQYAVDALQANAVDVNEQNEQAIGFYEHFGFRTVSRSEVDGMGKPYPILHMQLPR, from the coding sequence ATGCAGCAAATGCAGGTACAGCAGCAGGTTTATACGGCGAGGCCAGAAGACTATGCTTTCCTTACAGAAGTATGGGAGGCATCGGTACGGGCAACGCATCATTTTCTGACAGAGGAAGATATACTGTTTTATAAGCCGCTGGTGCGGGATGAGTACCTGCAGCAGGTAGAGCTGCGTTATGTAAAAGACGAAAATGGGCGCATTGCCGGGTTTGTTGGTACTGCCGAGGGTAAAGTGGAGATGCTATTTGTCCACCCGGAGAGCCGGGGGCAAGGCATCGGAAAAAAACTATTGCAATATGCTGTAGATGCGCTGCAGGCAAATGCTGTGGACGTAAACGAACAAAACGAACAGGCAATAGGCTTTTATGAGCATTTTGGCTTCCGTACTGTTAGCCGCTCAGAGGTAGACGGCATGGGCAAACCATACCCGATACTGCACATGCAGTTGCCTCGCTAA
- a CDS encoding AAA domain-containing protein translates to MKDILKNYRRRLLNLGSSNRALVLLRLYRELHLDVEALDFVNGKPAFDVLGKLLSGKKKITLSPYADSRHAPVAAVSRRLRFIKRKAEMIFEERGSRELYLGWPFVHGKFSDGTAVRSPLLFFPVKLQVNAAQEWELQPDEAQPPQFNQSFLLAYAHYMETPLAEELVELDLSTLPQHPLEFRTKVYELLKEHQLSINAGREFFTDKLKRFTDYKKADYETELKPGQLHLEQEAVLGIFPQTASYLLTDYDALLEQGELQEMEQLFGTPEASTNLSTQAQHTFTAFAMDASQEAALQAVKQGQSVVVQGPPGTGKSQLICNLVSDFTARGKKVLVVSQKRAALDVVHQRLSRQGLGTFAALVHDINADRKAIFNQLREQIEQLDEYKKQNLALNSIYTDRTFLEVSRGINKNLEKLQSFKTALFDMSRCGWSPKELYLRSSLQQPHIPLNPYYKSLTAETVAEFLPRLRQYLDRAIPWQKEDFVWKERRNMQGYTWQERQELENVIQALPEENRELERRISDLGGYPFTLGDLPKYTAALGRVKVLQELLAQEDVLQALQPLLQRQAEPKELQKQLVQLKELYLVCPAPDAAIATEDLISVRAAVAKYEEQQNQLLKRVAWFFAPEKQLLKRALGKYKLELDEAGVGELQRRLELRQQSVELMQGINQSIKAGLKISQHPSEVLQRLKAVEEAIQVQKLLRQLHKEQILHEKLLSIVQLPEHLQRLVQSINEAEEKYKSWQTWLTEGQITRLTQDGKYKEALLQELPEVFEHLVAFDALLTSFTAPERKVAELLLSQSIKTAGEGEALFLNSLYLAWLHELEGQHPELRMPSNGELERLEVELQQLLQQKQELSQEIVLSRLREQAYKDIEVNRLGNPVTYRRLHAQVSKKRSLYPLRKLFAMFSEELLDLVPCWLASPETVSAVLPLERCFDLVIFDEASQCYAETGIPAMLRGKQVMVAGDAQQLKPSDLYRARWSSAEGEDEVEELSAESLLELCGLYLPQTMLTQHYRSRYPELIEFSNRYFYKNKLELIPELQDANARQPAITFVKVHGLWQDNQNLLEAQRVVELVLQHLQAGQEEVGVITFNYNQQMLVQYLLEEAAQQQNISLPASVLVKNIENIQGDEKEVIILSVGYAPDEGGRMAMQFGSLNQAGGENRLNVAVTRAKQQVVVVSSIRAEQLQVENTLHAGPKVLKDYLHYAQQVSRRYFEYMPKQESMPAQVPLLKEVLAQQVLNLKQEVPFADLTWVKSAAYQGVVLTDDDLYYSALSVRHSHADIPQLLQQRHWPYKRVYSRQLWEKPEKTVEGVRKFKS, encoded by the coding sequence ATGAAAGACATCCTCAAAAATTACAGGCGTAGACTTCTGAACCTTGGCTCCAGCAACAGAGCCCTGGTATTGCTGCGCCTGTACCGAGAGCTGCACCTGGATGTAGAGGCACTGGATTTCGTGAATGGTAAGCCGGCGTTTGATGTGCTTGGAAAGCTGCTGAGTGGCAAAAAGAAGATTACGCTGAGTCCATATGCCGACAGCCGCCATGCACCTGTAGCTGCTGTGAGTCGGCGCCTGCGTTTTATCAAGCGCAAGGCCGAGATGATATTTGAGGAGCGTGGTAGCAGGGAGTTATACTTAGGCTGGCCCTTTGTGCATGGCAAGTTCTCGGACGGTACGGCCGTGCGTAGCCCGCTGCTGTTCTTTCCTGTGAAGCTGCAGGTAAATGCGGCACAGGAGTGGGAGCTGCAACCCGATGAGGCGCAGCCGCCACAGTTTAACCAGAGCTTTCTGCTGGCCTACGCGCATTATATGGAAACACCTTTGGCCGAGGAGCTAGTGGAGCTGGACTTAAGCACACTGCCGCAGCATCCGCTGGAGTTTCGCACTAAAGTTTATGAACTGCTGAAAGAGCATCAGCTAAGTATAAATGCCGGCCGTGAGTTTTTCACAGATAAACTAAAACGCTTTACAGACTATAAAAAAGCTGATTACGAGACGGAACTGAAGCCGGGGCAGCTGCACCTGGAGCAGGAGGCTGTGCTGGGTATATTCCCGCAGACAGCTTCTTATTTACTCACAGATTATGATGCCCTGCTGGAGCAAGGGGAGCTGCAGGAAATGGAGCAGCTGTTCGGTACGCCCGAGGCAAGTACAAACCTGAGTACACAGGCGCAGCATACTTTTACGGCCTTTGCCATGGATGCCTCGCAGGAGGCGGCGCTGCAGGCGGTAAAGCAGGGGCAGTCGGTGGTGGTGCAAGGACCTCCGGGCACGGGCAAATCGCAGCTTATCTGTAATTTAGTATCTGACTTTACCGCAAGGGGCAAGAAGGTGCTGGTGGTTAGTCAAAAGCGAGCTGCCCTGGATGTAGTGCACCAGCGGCTGTCGCGGCAGGGGCTGGGTACGTTTGCCGCCCTGGTGCACGACATTAACGCCGACCGAAAAGCTATCTTCAATCAGTTGCGCGAGCAGATAGAGCAGCTGGACGAGTATAAAAAGCAGAACCTTGCGCTCAACAGCATCTACACCGACCGCACCTTTCTGGAGGTGAGCCGTGGCATTAACAAGAACTTAGAAAAGCTACAAAGCTTTAAAACAGCCCTGTTCGACATGAGCCGCTGTGGTTGGTCGCCGAAGGAGCTATACTTGCGCAGCAGCTTGCAACAGCCGCACATCCCGCTCAATCCATACTACAAAAGCCTGACAGCAGAGACGGTGGCTGAGTTTCTGCCGCGTCTGCGCCAGTACTTAGACAGAGCTATTCCCTGGCAGAAGGAGGATTTTGTGTGGAAGGAGCGTAGAAACATGCAAGGCTATACCTGGCAGGAGAGGCAGGAACTGGAAAACGTAATCCAGGCGCTGCCAGAGGAAAACAGGGAACTAGAAAGGAGAATCAGCGACCTGGGCGGCTACCCTTTCACCCTGGGCGACCTGCCAAAGTATACCGCAGCCTTGGGGAGAGTTAAAGTGCTGCAGGAGTTGCTGGCGCAGGAGGATGTCTTGCAGGCGCTTCAGCCCTTACTGCAGCGGCAGGCGGAGCCAAAGGAGTTGCAAAAGCAGCTGGTGCAGCTAAAGGAGCTGTATTTGGTTTGTCCTGCTCCAGATGCTGCTATTGCCACCGAGGATCTTATCTCTGTACGAGCCGCTGTTGCCAAGTATGAGGAACAGCAAAATCAACTGCTCAAGCGTGTTGCCTGGTTTTTTGCTCCAGAAAAGCAGCTGCTTAAAAGGGCACTGGGCAAGTATAAACTGGAGTTGGATGAGGCAGGAGTAGGAGAACTGCAGCGGCGACTGGAACTACGGCAACAGTCAGTAGAGCTCATGCAGGGCATCAACCAAAGTATAAAAGCAGGCTTGAAAATTAGTCAACATCCAAGCGAGGTGCTGCAACGGCTTAAGGCAGTAGAGGAGGCCATACAGGTACAAAAGCTGCTCCGGCAACTGCACAAAGAGCAAATACTCCACGAGAAGCTGTTAAGTATTGTGCAGCTGCCGGAGCACCTGCAGCGCCTGGTACAAAGTATAAACGAAGCCGAAGAAAAGTATAAATCCTGGCAAACCTGGCTTACAGAGGGCCAGATTACACGACTAACGCAGGACGGAAAGTATAAAGAAGCGTTGCTGCAGGAACTACCGGAGGTGTTCGAACACCTGGTGGCCTTCGATGCATTATTAACCTCCTTCACCGCGCCAGAGCGAAAGGTAGCGGAACTGCTGCTTAGCCAAAGTATAAAAACAGCCGGGGAGGGAGAAGCGCTCTTCCTGAACAGCCTGTACCTGGCCTGGCTGCACGAACTGGAGGGGCAGCACCCAGAGCTACGTATGCCGAGCAACGGAGAACTGGAGCGGTTAGAAGTAGAACTGCAGCAACTGTTACAGCAAAAGCAGGAGCTGAGCCAGGAAATCGTGCTGTCGCGGCTTCGGGAGCAGGCTTATAAAGATATCGAGGTAAACCGCCTTGGTAACCCCGTTACCTACCGTCGACTGCACGCACAGGTCAGCAAGAAGCGTAGCCTGTACCCGCTCCGCAAGTTGTTCGCGATGTTTTCGGAAGAGCTGCTGGACCTGGTACCTTGCTGGTTAGCCTCACCTGAAACGGTGTCGGCGGTGCTGCCACTGGAGCGTTGCTTTGACCTGGTGATTTTCGATGAGGCCTCGCAGTGTTATGCGGAAACAGGCATACCTGCCATGTTACGTGGCAAACAGGTTATGGTAGCCGGTGATGCGCAGCAGCTGAAACCCTCCGACCTTTACCGTGCCCGCTGGAGTAGTGCAGAGGGGGAAGACGAAGTAGAGGAATTGTCGGCAGAGTCTCTGCTCGAACTGTGCGGTTTATACTTGCCGCAGACCATGCTCACGCAACATTACCGCAGCCGCTATCCAGAGCTTATCGAGTTCTCGAACCGCTACTTCTATAAAAACAAACTGGAGCTGATACCAGAGCTGCAGGATGCCAATGCCCGCCAGCCGGCTATTACCTTCGTTAAAGTGCACGGGCTGTGGCAGGACAACCAGAACCTGCTGGAGGCGCAGCGGGTAGTGGAGCTGGTACTACAACACCTGCAGGCAGGGCAGGAGGAGGTAGGCGTCATTACCTTCAACTATAACCAACAAATGCTGGTGCAATACCTGCTGGAGGAAGCAGCACAACAGCAAAACATCTCTCTGCCAGCCTCAGTGCTTGTAAAGAACATCGAAAACATACAGGGCGATGAAAAGGAGGTGATTATACTTTCGGTGGGTTATGCCCCGGATGAAGGAGGTAGAATGGCAATGCAGTTCGGTAGCCTGAACCAGGCCGGAGGCGAAAACCGCCTGAACGTTGCCGTGACCCGCGCGAAACAACAGGTGGTGGTGGTAAGCAGCATTAGGGCAGAGCAACTGCAGGTGGAGAATACTTTGCACGCCGGTCCGAAGGTGCTGAAAGACTACCTGCACTATGCGCAGCAGGTAAGCCGCCGCTATTTTGAGTATATGCCTAAGCAGGAAAGTATGCCAGCCCAGGTGCCACTGCTGAAAGAGGTGCTGGCACAGCAGGTACTAAACCTGAAGCAGGAAGTGCCTTTTGCGGACCTGACGTGGGTAAAGAGTGCCGCCTACCAAGGAGTAGTGCTCACGGATGACGATTTATACTACAGTGCTCTCTCCGTACGTCACTCGCATGCCGATATACCGCAGCTGTTGCAGCAGCGCCACTGGCCCTATAAACGTGTTTACAGTCGTCAGCTTTGGGAGAAGCCGGAGAAGACGGTGGAAGGAGTTAGAAAATTTAAAAGTTAG